The DNA sequence GCCCAGCCCAACCGCTGTTGCGGTAATCGTCTCGACCAGAATACCGCTTTTCTCTGCTTTGGATTCCGCTTCAGCGATCTGATCACACGCCATTTTGAGAGACACGGCCGTCAACACAATTCCACCCGCCGAAGCTAGCTTTGATGCACTCACCAGCTTTCGCGCCTGCTGCTTTAACGGCGCGACCGATTCGGCTCCGGCCTTGCGGGTGATCCTCAATACCTCGGATAGATCGGAGGTGCCGTTGAGTAGCCATTGGGTGGGGCCGAGCTTTTGGCTGAGTTGACTCACCAGCTTGCGTCGGCGGTAGTCGTACTGGCCTTTGGTGAGGTCGCCCGCCTTGTAGCTCTCGTAATTCTCAACCATTTCCCGCAATAGCGGGGCATTGTTCTTGAAGGTGCGATCCAGCGCGGCCAACTTGGCGCTGGAGCCACCCATGATCAGCGGTGTCAGCAGCGAGGTGACTTCCCGCTCCGCCGGGGAGGCGCTGGCCCAATGATTGTTCAAGGTGATAAACCAATCGTCCGACGCGCTGAGGTGATGGGGAAATCCCTTAGGCGCGGCGCAATATTGCCGTGGGACATCCAGCTTTAGTAGCTGACCGGCGTAAATGGTGTTGGCGTTCTTAGCGGAACGGTTATTGGCCACGATACGCTGAATCCAATCTTGCTGTTGCTGTGGGTTCATCGGACCGTAGTAGCGCTTAACGATGGCGCTTAGTGTATCACCGGGTTGGATCTGGTAGACGATAACATCCGTTTCTGACGATATGGCGGGATGGTTCATAGCGGCTCCTTGTCAGGCTATCCTTACGACGTTAGCTGCGGCTAAATTACCAAAGGGTAACCGGGCTCGCAAGCCATTTTGTTTTTTGTCAATTTCCTTTCAAAAGGACGCTGAAAAGGGTGATAAACATCACACTTTTCAGCGTGAAAAGAAGGCCAATTGCTTGTTAATAATTCAAAGCCCCTCTCCCCATGCTGTCAGCCAGTTAAGTTTAGCGCTTCGCCAGCTTCGATTGACGGGCTCTCTGTTGATTGCACATGGCCTGAATGATGCATTTGGTGCAGATATCGCGCTCGGACAATACCTTTTTGTTCATGGGCTCATTCCCGCAATTTCAGGCGACGTGGTGACTGTACCTTAAAGTTGTGTGGAGTTCACGGGAGGTGGGTTATTACGGCGGATGCGCGGTCCGGGGCGTTGGGTTACGGCGGATGCGGCCTTTGGCCTTATGCCGCCCTACGCGGGTGTTGTGGCATGCGTCGGGCCGATCCACCGTTATTTGCAAGGTTACTTGCCGTCGAGGCCTTCCAGCAGGCCGGCCATGTCGTCGGCGTGCTCTTCTTCCTGGGCGAGGATGTCTTCAATGATACGGCGGGAGGTGGGGTCCTGGTCGCCGAGGTAGGCGGCGATTTCCCGGTAGCTGTCGATGGCGATGCGTTCGGCCACCAGGTCTTCCACGACCATTTCCCGCAGGGTATCGCCTTCCACAAATTCCGCATGTGAGCGGGTCTGCAGCCCTTCCGGGGAAAAGTTCGGTTTGCCGCCCAGTTGCACGATGCGCTCGGCGAGCCAGTCGGCGTGCTGCTCTTCCTGCTGGGCGTGTTCCAGAAACTCCTGGGCCGCCACTTCGGCGTTGATACCCTCGGCGCGATAATAGTGGCTCTTGTAGCGCAGGGTGCAGACGATCTCGGTGGCCAGGGCCTCGTTGAGAACCTTTATCACATTGTCCCGGTTGGCCTTGTAGCCCTCGGTGACAGCCCCCTGCTCAATGTGCTTTCTGGCGCGTTCGCGCAGGGTTTTCACATCGGTCAGAAACGGTTGATCGGTCATAACTACCTCTCTTTCAGAATGGATAGGTTCAGCATAGCAGCTCGGTCAAGCCGGCGTTTCCGAACCACCTACCCTCCTTACGACAACTCTGACCCGGCAGACGTGCCCTGATCGCCGGGGCGCGCAAATCCGTACCCATGGTCTACACTGTAACGATAACAAGCAGTACCGGTAATACCGTGGTTTCCAGACCTGTCCTCAGCGATACCCCTGCCGCGACTGGCGCTCCCTGCGCTGAGCGGTAGGCCAACGAAGGAGATGCAAGGTGATCAAACGCATAGCGGTCGGCATTGTCGGCTTAATCATCCTGGGTTTTATTGTTCTGTTATTGCTCGCTTGGGAGGGCAGTAT is a window from the Marinimicrobium koreense genome containing:
- a CDS encoding ferritin-like domain-containing protein, with product MTDQPFLTDVKTLRERARKHIEQGAVTEGYKANRDNVIKVLNEALATEIVCTLRYKSHYYRAEGINAEVAAQEFLEHAQQEEQHADWLAERIVQLGGKPNFSPEGLQTRSHAEFVEGDTLREMVVEDLVAERIAIDSYREIAAYLGDQDPTSRRIIEDILAQEEEHADDMAGLLEGLDGK
- a CDS encoding LysM peptidoglycan-binding domain-containing protein, translating into MNHPAISSETDVIVYQIQPGDTLSAIVKRYYGPMNPQQQQDWIQRIVANNRSAKNANTIYAGQLLKLDVPRQYCAAPKGFPHHLSASDDWFITLNNHWASASPAEREVTSLLTPLIMGGSSAKLAALDRTFKNNAPLLREMVENYESYKAGDLTKGQYDYRRRKLVSQLSQKLGPTQWLLNGTSDLSEVLRITRKAGAESVAPLKQQARKLVSASKLASAGGIVLTAVSLKMACDQIAEAESKAEKSGILVETITATAVGLGAAAGVSIAVAFASTPVGWVASLVIAAGVAAVSYGSGRAARNMYDSLGTPIDLTTATGVSMLCAKKESSTRGRIVAPGLSMRL